Part of the Sporomusa termitida genome, CGGAAATCGTTCAGGGTACTATGGATCGTGTCGTTGCCATAAGTCTTGGTGATGACCTGCATAAACTGATGGCGACCGAAATTTTGCTGGAAGACGGCAAAATCATTGCTTTCCGTAGTTAGTATGCCTGAAACTGATCTGATAACCATCGGTAAGATTGTTGCCCCGCACGGTGTGCGGGGTGATGTTCGTATATTCCCGCTTACTGATTTCCCTGACCGTTTCCATGCGCTGAAGACAGTATATGTCGAAAATGTGGGGCAAATGCAACTGGAGTCGGCCCGGCCGCATAAAAAGTTTATTTTACTTAAGTTTGCCGGTATCAACACGATGAATGAGGCCGGGAATTTAAGCGGTAAGCTGTTAAAAATCGGGCGGGAGGATCTGGTTCAACTGCCGGCAGGCCAGTATTATATTTTTGATATTATTGGTCTCAATGTGTTCAATGAAGAAGGCGAACTACTGGGGATCATAACCGATGTCCTGCAGCCTGGCAGCAATGACGTCTATGTCATTGAGACACAAGACAAGCAGGAGCTGCTGGTGCCTGCAATTAAAGAGGTAGTCAAACAGATTGATATTGCCGGTAAAAAAATGCTGGTAAAACTTCAGGAAGAAATGGATTAACGAGGCGTTATGCGTATTGATTTTATTTCGTTATTTCCCGAGATGTTTACCGGACCGCTCGGTCATAGTATTTTAAAGCGGGCTCAGGCCGGCGGGCTTATCTCTGTACAGGTGACCAACCCCCGGGATTTTACTTACGATAAACATCGTATTGTTGATGATTATCCCTTTGGGGGGGGATCAGGTATGGTTATGAAGCCTGAACCAATATTTCGTGCTGTGGAAAGTGTAGTTAATGCCAATAATACTCTAAATAAACGGGTAATATTAATGTGTCCGGGCGGTCAGGTTTTTGATCAGGCTAAAGCCCGGGAGCTGGCCGGCTATGAGCAGCTTGTCTTTGTTTGCGGCCATTATGAAGGCATTGATGCCCGGATTCGCCGGCATGTAGTTGATGAAGCCATTTCCATTGGTGATTATGTGCTGACAGGCGGTGAACTCCCGGCCATGGTGATTGCTGATGCTGTAGCCCGGATGATACCGGGTGTGCTTGGGGCCAATGATGGTGCTCAGCATGATTCGTTTTATAATGGTCTGCTGGAATATCCTCAATATACACGCCCGCGCGAGTTTAACGGCTGGGCGGTTCCCGATATTCTGCTTTCAGGCGACCATGCCAAAATTGAGACCTGGCGGCGTAAGGAATCGTTGCGGGCAACGCTGGAACGGCGGCCGGATTTGTTGGTTAACGCCGAGTTAAGTCCGCTTGACCGTAAGCTTTTGCAGGAAATAAGATCTGAATAGATCGGAGGCTGAATAGATCGGAGGCTGAATATGGCGGCGCCTGTATATTTAGGCTTAGTGCATTATCCCATTTATAATAAAAATAATGAGATAATTACAACTGCGATTACTAATTTTGATATTCATGATATCGCCCGTACTGCGCGGACGTATGATCTG contains:
- the trmD gene encoding tRNA (guanosine(37)-N1)-methyltransferase TrmD — its product is MRIDFISLFPEMFTGPLGHSILKRAQAGGLISVQVTNPRDFTYDKHRIVDDYPFGGGSGMVMKPEPIFRAVESVVNANNTLNKRVILMCPGGQVFDQAKARELAGYEQLVFVCGHYEGIDARIRRHVVDEAISIGDYVLTGGELPAMVIADAVARMIPGVLGANDGAQHDSFYNGLLEYPQYTRPREFNGWAVPDILLSGDHAKIETWRRKESLRATLERRPDLLVNAELSPLDRKLLQEIRSE
- the rimM gene encoding ribosome maturation factor RimM (Essential for efficient processing of 16S rRNA), which gives rise to MPETDLITIGKIVAPHGVRGDVRIFPLTDFPDRFHALKTVYVENVGQMQLESARPHKKFILLKFAGINTMNEAGNLSGKLLKIGREDLVQLPAGQYYIFDIIGLNVFNEEGELLGIITDVLQPGSNDVYVIETQDKQELLVPAIKEVVKQIDIAGKKMLVKLQEEMD